In a genomic window of Shouchella clausii:
- the helD gene encoding RNA polymerase recycling motor HelD, whose product MQYEKERAAYIHAFIRTKQAMLREQLEGVAGDEMELKETFWDHVTVNFSNSHEIQETISSIKQQAELLNERERSGALIKKQMRTLRRLADSPYFGRIDLKIEGENQAEPIYIGIASLMDENDSDFLIYDWRAPISSVYYDSEIGPVTYTAPAGTVKGVLENKRQYVFRRGELKAMFDTSLAIGDERLKESLGEGASRYMKTIVSTIQKEQNQAIRDEKSRYLVIQGVAGSGKTSVAMQRAAYLLFRHRSHIEANQLVLFSPNELFSSYVSTVLPELGEENMKQLTFRGYLYKRLGRVYEVEDGFAQLEYILGADKGELYRTRMRSIAVKSGRAFKEKLDAFIEKLKEGGLFFKDVRFRKKTLIPKEDIETYFYCLDHGIPLQNRLRLTGEWLLKEIAKQEGKERSEAWVEKARELLDNETLLRTHWEVEKATANEEEFGAQERQEQLIAKQLVREAFEPLKKRIKALAFIDSEKLYEQFLFDDCHRDTDGFAAVALWSSSEISKKRMPYEDATPFLYLQDRVKGLQVDRSIKHVFIDEAQDYTHFQLVYMQMLYPAAHFTIVGDVSQTLYIHGPNQTGLIGGDEADVKYMAFYKSYRSTEAIIRFAREMLPNPEEIIPFERPGDVPVLVKGTSRQALIKPVKEWVEQMGERGYRTVAVIVKTAKEANDVHAQLSEWLDIQLVAKDHHEYKEGAVVLPVYLAKGIEFDAVGVFDASASHYASSQERYHLYTACTRAMDHLTVFAAGEWSPWLKPIPSHLYEEKQALS is encoded by the coding sequence TTGCAATACGAAAAAGAACGCGCCGCTTATATACATGCATTTATAAGGACAAAACAAGCAATGCTCCGTGAACAACTGGAAGGCGTAGCGGGCGATGAAATGGAATTGAAGGAAACGTTTTGGGATCATGTCACCGTCAACTTTTCCAATAGCCACGAGATTCAAGAGACGATCTCCAGCATTAAACAACAAGCAGAACTTTTAAATGAACGGGAACGTAGTGGCGCACTAATTAAAAAACAAATGCGGACGTTGCGGCGGTTAGCTGATTCTCCCTACTTTGGCCGAATTGATTTAAAGATCGAAGGAGAAAATCAGGCTGAACCGATTTACATTGGCATCGCCTCGCTAATGGATGAAAACGATAGCGATTTTCTCATTTATGACTGGCGTGCCCCGATTTCTAGCGTCTATTATGATTCAGAAATTGGCCCTGTTACCTATACGGCGCCAGCTGGTACAGTCAAAGGGGTGTTAGAGAACAAGCGACAATATGTGTTTCGCCGCGGCGAGTTAAAAGCCATGTTCGATACATCGCTTGCGATTGGTGACGAACGTTTAAAGGAATCTCTTGGCGAAGGCGCTTCCCGTTATATGAAAACGATTGTTTCCACGATTCAAAAAGAACAAAACCAAGCCATACGTGATGAAAAAAGCCGGTATTTGGTTATACAAGGAGTGGCAGGCAGCGGAAAAACGTCTGTGGCAATGCAGCGTGCTGCTTATTTGCTTTTCCGCCATCGTTCTCACATTGAAGCAAACCAACTTGTTTTGTTTTCGCCGAATGAGTTGTTTTCCAGTTATGTGTCGACTGTTCTTCCTGAGTTAGGCGAAGAAAATATGAAGCAATTGACGTTTCGTGGTTACCTTTATAAGCGACTTGGGCGTGTGTATGAAGTAGAAGACGGATTTGCCCAGCTTGAATATATACTAGGCGCAGATAAAGGCGAGTTGTACCGAACGCGAATGAGAAGCATTGCTGTAAAATCAGGGCGTGCATTTAAAGAAAAACTGGATGCTTTTATTGAAAAGCTGAAAGAAGGGGGACTATTTTTTAAAGACGTCCGTTTTCGCAAAAAGACACTGATACCAAAAGAAGATATTGAAACGTATTTCTATTGCTTGGATCATGGCATTCCTTTGCAAAATCGGCTTAGGCTCACTGGGGAATGGTTGTTAAAAGAGATCGCCAAACAAGAAGGGAAAGAACGTTCTGAAGCATGGGTCGAAAAAGCCCGTGAGCTGTTAGACAATGAAACACTGCTGCGAACGCACTGGGAAGTAGAAAAGGCAACTGCGAACGAAGAGGAGTTCGGTGCCCAAGAAAGACAAGAACAACTTATTGCTAAACAACTGGTGCGCGAGGCGTTTGAGCCATTGAAAAAGCGGATAAAAGCGCTCGCTTTTATTGATAGTGAAAAGCTATACGAACAATTTTTATTTGATGATTGCCATCGGGATACGGACGGATTTGCTGCCGTTGCCTTATGGTCTAGCAGTGAAATTAGTAAAAAGCGGATGCCTTATGAAGATGCAACGCCGTTTCTCTATTTACAGGACCGTGTTAAAGGGTTACAAGTAGACCGGTCCATTAAACACGTCTTCATTGATGAAGCACAGGATTACACTCATTTTCAGCTCGTCTATATGCAAATGCTCTACCCAGCCGCCCATTTTACAATTGTCGGCGACGTCAGCCAGACGCTTTATATCCACGGGCCAAACCAAACAGGCTTAATCGGTGGCGACGAGGCTGATGTCAAATACATGGCGTTCTATAAAAGCTACCGGTCTACTGAAGCCATTATTCGTTTTGCTCGGGAGATGCTGCCGAATCCAGAGGAGATTATCCCATTTGAACGGCCTGGTGATGTGCCTGTTTTGGTGAAGGGAACAAGCCGCCAAGCTTTAATAAAGCCTGTTAAAGAATGGGTCGAACAAATGGGAGAGAGAGGCTACAGGACGGTTGCCGTAATCGTCAAAACGGCGAAAGAAGCAAACGATGTCCATGCCCAGCTGAGCGAATGGCTCGATATTCAGCTTGTGGCCAAAGACCATCATGAATACAAAGAAGGAGCAGTCGTTTTGCCTGTTTACTTGGCGAAAGGCATTGAATTTGATGCAGTCGGCGTATTTGATGCGTCTGCAAGCCATTATGCTTCTTCCCAAGAACGGTACCACCTTTACACAGCATGCACGCGGGCGATGGACCACTTAACCGTTTTTGCCGCAGGCGAATGGTCGCCATGGCTGAAGCCGATCCCGTCCCACCTTTATGAAGAAAAACAAGCGCTCTCCTAA
- the dat gene encoding D-amino-acid transaminase, which translates to MNHIIVNDSIVPETEAHVSYNDRGYHFGDGIYEVVRIYEGSYFALDAHLDRLYASAEKLDMRIPYQKETLAARLNDYKNTEKIENGSVYVQFTRGAGARNHLYTREETPVLTGFALPDKPMQASQEKGVSVYVTPDIRWLRCDIKTINLLGNVLAKRKASDHDCAEAVLYRDDAVTEGSSSNLFLVNNETLYTHPANNLILNGITRQEIISIAKNMGIDVVEEPFPKEVLAHAEEAFITSTSIEITPVHTFKGDVVATLSVGPVTRKLQQALAAHIKNETSAPV; encoded by the coding sequence ATGAATCATATTATCGTGAATGACTCCATCGTCCCTGAAACAGAGGCCCATGTTTCATACAATGACCGCGGGTACCATTTCGGTGATGGCATTTATGAAGTTGTACGCATTTATGAAGGAAGTTATTTTGCGCTCGATGCTCATTTAGACCGGTTGTATGCCAGCGCAGAAAAACTCGACATGCGCATTCCTTATCAAAAAGAAACGTTGGCAGCCCGCCTAAACGATTACAAGAACACCGAAAAAATCGAAAATGGCTCTGTTTACGTCCAATTTACAAGGGGGGCAGGCGCTCGCAACCATTTGTATACCCGTGAAGAAACGCCTGTTTTAACTGGCTTTGCACTCCCTGATAAGCCGATGCAAGCAAGCCAGGAAAAGGGCGTTTCCGTTTATGTAACGCCTGATATCCGTTGGCTCCGCTGTGACATAAAAACCATCAACTTGCTAGGCAATGTCCTCGCCAAACGGAAAGCAAGCGACCACGATTGTGCAGAGGCGGTGCTTTACCGTGATGATGCGGTCACAGAAGGATCTTCATCTAACTTATTTCTTGTCAACAATGAGACTTTATACACACATCCGGCAAACAATTTGATTTTAAATGGCATTACACGCCAGGAAATCATCTCGATTGCTAAGAACATGGGGATCGATGTTGTGGAAGAGCCGTTTCCTAAAGAAGTGCTTGCCCACGCGGAAGAAGCGTTCATTACTAGCACATCGATTGAAATTACGCCTGTCCATACGTTCAAAGGCGATGTAGTCGCTACACTGTCCGTCGGCCCTGTAACAAGAAAACTGCAACAAGCACTTGCAGCGCACATTAAAAACGAAACAAGCGCCCCCGTTTAG
- the splB gene encoding spore photoproduct lyase — translation MRPFYPQLVYFEPQALNYPLGKELYEKFKNADVEIRETTSHNQVRNIPGKNENQKYRNAKSTLVVGVRKTLKFDTSKPSAEYAIPLATGCMGHCHYCYLQTTLGDKPYIRTYVNLDDIFSAADHYMKERAPEITRFEAACTSDIVGIDHLTHSLKKTIEFIGEREYGRLRFVTKYHHVDHLLDAKHNGNTRFRFSVNAAHVIKYFEPGTSNFLERIEAAEKVAKADYPLGFVIAPIIWHEGWKEGYLELFERLEASLPSYAKKDLTFEMIQHRFTQTAKRVINKRYPKSKLEMEEKERKYKWGRYGRGKYVYKDERAAELRDTLTGYIDKYFPRAKIEYFT, via the coding sequence ATGAGGCCATTTTACCCCCAACTTGTGTACTTTGAACCACAAGCGCTTAATTATCCACTTGGCAAGGAACTATACGAGAAGTTTAAAAACGCAGATGTCGAAATTCGGGAGACAACGTCACACAATCAAGTACGGAACATCCCAGGGAAAAATGAAAATCAAAAATACCGGAATGCCAAATCGACACTTGTAGTCGGTGTCCGAAAAACGTTAAAATTCGACACGTCCAAGCCATCGGCAGAGTACGCCATTCCATTGGCTACAGGGTGTATGGGGCATTGCCACTACTGCTATTTGCAAACAACGCTTGGAGATAAACCGTACATCCGAACATATGTAAATCTCGATGATATTTTTTCGGCAGCTGATCATTATATGAAAGAGCGTGCGCCAGAAATCACCCGTTTTGAAGCGGCTTGCACATCCGATATTGTCGGCATCGATCATTTAACGCATTCATTAAAGAAAACAATTGAATTTATCGGGGAGCGTGAATATGGCCGGCTTCGCTTTGTCACGAAGTACCACCATGTGGATCACCTCCTCGATGCCAAACATAACGGCAACACGCGTTTCCGTTTTAGTGTCAATGCTGCACATGTTATTAAATATTTTGAACCAGGAACGTCCAATTTTTTAGAACGGATCGAGGCTGCTGAAAAAGTCGCTAAAGCGGATTATCCACTTGGCTTTGTGATCGCACCGATTATTTGGCATGAAGGCTGGAAAGAAGGTTATCTTGAATTGTTTGAACGTTTAGAAGCAAGTTTGCCTTCCTACGCGAAGAAAGATTTAACATTCGAAATGATCCAGCACCGTTTTACACAAACGGCGAAACGAGTCATAAACAAGCGTTATCCGAAATCAAAGTTGGAGATGGAGGAGAAGGAGCGGAAATACAAATGGGGCCGATATGGACGTGGAAAGTATGTTTACAAAGATGAACGGGCGGCCGAGTTGCGCGACACCCTTACTGGCTATATTGACAAATACTTTCCGCGTGCAAAAATCGAGTACTTTACGTGA
- the mntR gene encoding transcriptional regulator MntR yields MPTPSMEDYLERIYMLIEEKGYARVSDIAEALEVHPSSVTKMVQKLDKSDYLVYERYRGLVLTAKGNKIGKRLVYRHELLEDFMKIIGVDDTHIYKDVEGIEHHISWDAIDRIGDLVQYFQENQTRIDELREIQKRNDFPEDE; encoded by the coding sequence ATGCCAACACCAAGCATGGAAGATTATTTAGAGCGGATTTATATGTTAATTGAAGAAAAGGGATATGCAAGGGTATCGGACATTGCCGAAGCGCTTGAAGTCCATCCATCGTCGGTGACGAAAATGGTTCAAAAACTGGATAAGAGTGATTATTTGGTGTATGAGCGTTATAGGGGTTTGGTTTTAACGGCAAAGGGCAATAAAATCGGCAAAAGGCTCGTTTATCGCCATGAATTGCTCGAGGATTTTATGAAAATCATTGGTGTGGACGATACCCATATTTATAAAGACGTAGAAGGGATTGAACATCATATCAGCTGGGATGCGATAGACCGGATTGGCGACCTTGTCCAATACTTCCAAGAAAACCAAACGCGAATCGACGAGTTGCGGGAAATTCAAAAGCGCAACGACTTTCCCGAAGACGAGTAA
- a CDS encoding patatin-like phospholipase family protein: MNVDAVFAGGGVKAFAFVGAVEAAEERKLSFTRIAGTSAGAIIAALLMAGYTSKELHRLLDQLDVVKMKDERMSFLPLPVAKWINLYFRLGLYKGDQLEAWLQDVLAEKGIRRFADLPSGSLRVIVSDITQGRMVVLPDDLPKYKYDPGAFSVAKAIRMSCSIPYFFEPVKLNDRSVKKKLFYMVDGGLLSNFPMWLFKDGSQGGWRRPVIGFQLAPRLDERPPAVINNAVDMYKALFETMTSAHDIRYISEKHAKNVVFIPVEDIKSTDFSLTTEEKQHMVQLGREKTTAFLSTWTP; this comes from the coding sequence GTGAATGTAGATGCCGTGTTTGCAGGAGGCGGCGTTAAAGCGTTTGCCTTTGTAGGGGCAGTTGAAGCAGCGGAAGAACGCAAGCTTTCTTTTACACGGATTGCCGGTACAAGCGCAGGTGCAATTATAGCAGCGCTGCTTATGGCTGGCTATACGAGTAAAGAGCTGCATCGGCTGTTAGATCAGCTTGATGTCGTAAAAATGAAAGATGAACGGATGTCGTTTTTGCCTTTACCTGTTGCCAAGTGGATCAATCTTTACTTTCGCCTCGGTTTATATAAAGGCGATCAGTTGGAAGCATGGCTTCAAGACGTTTTGGCGGAAAAAGGCATCCGTCGTTTTGCTGATCTTCCGAGCGGCTCATTGCGGGTAATTGTTTCCGACATTACCCAAGGACGAATGGTTGTGCTCCCAGATGATTTGCCTAAATATAAATATGACCCCGGCGCCTTTAGCGTAGCAAAGGCCATTCGCATGAGCTGTAGCATTCCGTATTTTTTTGAGCCGGTAAAGCTAAATGACAGATCGGTGAAAAAAAAGCTGTTTTATATGGTCGATGGTGGGTTGCTAAGCAATTTTCCGATGTGGCTATTTAAAGACGGCAGCCAAGGAGGTTGGAGGCGGCCGGTGATTGGCTTTCAATTAGCGCCACGGCTTGACGAGCGGCCGCCAGCGGTAATCAACAATGCCGTTGACATGTACAAAGCGCTGTTCGAAACGATGACAAGCGCCCATGATATTCGCTATATTAGTGAAAAGCATGCGAAAAATGTCGTCTTTATCCCGGTCGAGGACATCAAATCAACCGACTTTTCGCTAACGACAGAAGAAAAACAGCATATGGTCCAACTCGGTCGAGAAAAAACAACTGCCTTTCTATCGACATGGACACCTTAA